The following coding sequences are from one Rattus rattus isolate New Zealand chromosome 11, Rrattus_CSIRO_v1, whole genome shotgun sequence window:
- the Mfsd10 gene encoding major facilitator superfamily domain-containing protein 10, with translation MGWAGDAGCTPRPPIRPRLASERRVIIVIFLGLLLDLLAFTLLLPLLPGLLERHGREQDPLYGSWQRGVDWFATAIGMPAEKRYNSVLFGGLIGSAFSLLQFFSAPLTGAASDYLGRRPVMMMSLTGLAISYAVWATSRSFTAFLASRVIGGISKGNVNLSTAIVADLGSPPTRSQGMAVIGVAFSLAFTLGPMLGAFLSVEMVPWISLLFAVSDMLFIFCFLPETLPQEKRASSVTLGFHTAANLLSPLALLRFAAVAHSQDPPTEDGLRNLRRLGLVYFLYLFLFSGLEYTLSFLTHQRFQFSSLQQGKMFFFIGLTMATIQGTYARRIRPGKEAAAVKRAMLLLVPAFLLIGWGHSLPMLGLGLMLYSFAAAVVVPSLSTMVSSYGSPGQKGTIMGILRSLGALGRAVGPIVAASVYWLTGAQVCFTVCSALFLLPFLLLQKLQHPAQTPKEE, from the exons ATGGGATGGGCAGGGGATGCAGGCTGTACGCCTCGTCCGCCTATACGGCCTCGGCTCGCGTCCGAGCGCCGCGTGATCATCGTGATCTTCCTCGGCCTGCTACTCGACCTCCTGGCGTTCACACTgttgctgcctctgctgcctggaCTGCTTGAGAGGCACGGCCGCGAACAA GACCCCCTCTATGGCTCCTGGCAGCGTGGGGTAGACTGGTTTGCCACAGCCATCGGGATGCCAGCGGAGAAGAGGTACAACAGCGTCCTGTTCGGAG GTCTCATCGGCTCAGCCTTCTCCCTCCTGCAGTTCTTCTCTGCACCACTCACAGGAGCTGCCTCTGATTACCTAGGGAGGCGCCCAGTGATGATGATGTCCCTG ACAGGTTTGGCCATCTCCTATGCCGTGTGGGCTACCTCTCGGAGCTTTACGGCCTTCTTGGCCTCCAGAGTGATAGGAGGCATCAGCAAGGGGAACGTTAACCTCTCCACAGCCATTGTCGCTGACCTGGGCTCACCTCCGACCCGCAGCCAAGGCATG GCAGTCATTGGGGTAGCCTTCTCCCTGGCCTTTACTCTGGGTCCCATGCTCGGAGCATTCCTGTCTGTGGAAATGGTTCCCTGGATCAGCCTACTCTTTGCCGTCTCCGACATGTTGTTCATCTTCTGCTTCTTGCCAGAGACACTGCCACAGGAAAAGCGG gCGTCTTCTGTCACCTTGGGCTTCCACACTGCTGCCAACCTGCTCAGCCCCCTGGCCCTGCTTCGTTTTGCAGCTGTAGCTCACAGTCAGGATCCACCTACTGAGGACG GGCTCAGAAACTTACGCCGTTTGGGTCTCGTCtacttcctctacctcttcctgtTCTCGGGCCTGGAGTACACGCTCAGCTTCCTTACACACCAGCGCTTCCAGTTCAGCAG CCTGCAGCAGGGCAAGATGTTTTTCTTCATCGGCCTCACCATGGCCACCATACAGGGCACCTACGCCCGGCGGATCCGCCCTGGCAAGGAAGCTGCAGCCGTGAAGCGG GCAATGTTGCTGCTGGTGCCAGCCTTCCTCTTAATCGGCTGGGGGCACTCACTGCCTATGTTGGGCTTGGGACTGATGCTCTACTCCTTCG CTGCCGCTGTTGTAGTGCCTAGTCTGTCCACCATGGTCTCCAGCTATG GTTCTCCAGGACAAAAAGGCACAATCATGGGCATACTGCGGAGTCTAGGTGCCCTAGGTAGGGCAGTGGGGCCCATAGTGGCCGCCTCAG TGTACTGGCTGACTGGGGCCCAGGTCTGTTTCACCGTGTGCTCCGCGCTCTTCCTGCTGCCCTTCTTACTCCTGCAGAAGCTGCAGCATCCAGCACAGACTCCCAAGGAGGAGTAG